The nucleotide sequence GATCTCGGCAAAATACaaattctaaaataatttCCTAATCAAACTATGGATAAATTAACAATTTTGGCATTTTTTTAGTGTCTTTCACAGTCAAGGAGTTCTTTACTCCGAGTGCGAGTTATCTTTCTTAAATCTTAAACCGCTGCCAGTTTATTTACTCAACGCCCACGGGCCTGTCGCACTCCGCCATTCATAAATCTCGAATTCCCATTGCAGTTCTTCTGCCTCATACTCATCGTGATGGTGGCACAAATTGCAGCCGGAGCCTGGGCATTCCACAACAAAGACAAACTGGATGACATCGTGCGGGCGGCGGTCAAGTCGTCGGTTCAGGAGGAGTACGGTCAATCCTCGATGAGTTCGCGCACCGTCACCTTCGATACCCTGCAAAAGAATGTAAATATTTGGACATGTTCGCCATAAACGATTTAtgtgaatttatttattcgttTTCAGTTGCACTGCTGCGGTGCCGATGGACCTGGCGATTGGGCCACCAGTCGTTTTAATAATGTGGATCGCACAAATATTGTAGAGATCGCCGTGTCTTCCATGAATGTTTTCTATAACATACCGGAGTCCTGCTGCAAGGACAATCTGAAGGATAACGAGTGTGAGCTGTCGCGACGGCTGAAATTTGGTGGTCCATTGAACAACGCCATTTATCAGCAGGTAATTAAGAGGTTTTAAGGGGTCATATTAAAAGGTTGTGATCTATCACAAAGGAAATAGTTCCAAAAGGACCTACACGTTCTTATTATTTCGGAAACCCAATGACcgaaagaaaaataataagacTAGGGTATATTTTCGAAAAACAGAGTCATACATATTTTCTTATAAGGTTGATTCATTCAgatcaaaaaaattttgtttactGACTCACGTAGTGGTAAATTTATAGTATCTTTTGCTTTGTAAAATCCCTTGATTGACCATTCTTTTAACGCTCGTTCATCGATTCAATGAAATACCGAAAAACCATCAAAACTCAATTGATAGGTGTGTCCGAATCGTAATTTCTTGGCCGACCGATCACTATCGCCGTTTCTGgtcataaaaattaataatccTTTGGTCTGCTGGCTCTCAGCGCCTGGGTTAATAAAAATTCACGCCCGCCAATGCGGAGAcgataaaaatgtattaattaatattaatattcaaCACGCATTTCAAACTTCTGACTGGGGTGTTTGTACGAGTAGATCCAGTAAGCAAACTGAATGGAAACCGGCGGCACTTGTATACAAACCGATTAATGAGTTTATAACTTATCATTTGCAGGGCTGCGTGGACAAGCTGATTGAGATCGTTTACGAGAACTGGGTCACCCTTTTCGCCATCACCGCCGCTGTCATTCTGCTGGAGCTGGTGTCCCTGACCTTCGCCCTGAGCCTCTGCTGCGCGGTGAGGAATCAGCACTACAAGGCCTGAGAATTACAGAACTCCCATAGGGAAATCACCGACGATGAGAAGTACTAACAAACCAAATCGAAACGGATGCATAGCGAGCGTTATTACTGAAGACGTGTGTGCGAATGGGGGAAAAGCATTTAGCGGCGAGGGCTAGCGAAGATAATGTCCGGTGTTCCCTGGTCAATACtttaacaacaacaacacaactGACGACAACACAATTTTGTAGTACTTTTAACAACAAGACAACCGAAAACAACAACACGGGAAAGCTGAGCAATTGTATTTGAGATGTAAGAACTTTTTGGAATTTGTGGAATGTTTTTAAATCACAATATCCACAGGAGTCTCGGTATCGACTTTATATGAACTTGATATGCCAGCagagcaaaaacaaaaacacttttttaacaaaatatttctaCCACAAAAACAAACACAGACAGTAAACAACTCCATGTATGTGAGAACAGCATAAGCAGCTCCATAATACTTAGCCTAGCGAAAAAGTTTCGAATTCATAGATACATactatatattaaatatatagaTCAAAGCATAAGCACAAAAGTATAATGTTAAACGCCAAAACCAATGGAATAatgtaaaaaagaaaagcaatcagatttcttttaatatttatttcccCCGTATAAGACTTTTGAATCGATTAGCAATTTGGTTTTATCTGTGGCCATTTCTGTATGCTAACACAATGCCAAAAGATATATGAATTCATATATACGTATGTAACGTATGATAACAGCATTCCACAAGAATGAGAATGATTGACAGATTTTTGTTCTGGTTAAACGCATTGCCATCCAAAGACCCAGCCCAAAATACATATTTTCAATTCACTTCTTAACCTTGTGCAAAATGTTGTGCTAAAGATCGAATACCGTTCAATTCGTAGAGCTTCGCGAAATTAAATGCCAAATATTTTATGTAATTACAAAattgtaatttaatttatttatgaccTATTTATTTGAGCATAAGCAAGGAGCAAAAGCAAAATGTTAGAAAGTATTAAGTAAGTGTTGGCCATTCTGTTGACAAGCAGcattttgtaaatttaaaaCTCATACTATCTACCCCCGAGCAGTAAATTGATCCATATTTGTATAACCTAACAGTGGATATAATCATTTATTGATCCCTAAGAACTGCAGGGGTATCTAAATTAGTTTGAGTTAGTGTGGGCCATGCTATTAACTCGCAACCTTTATAATCCCACACACTCGAAACGAATTTTTTCGAACCCAACTTACCTGCATCGAAATGTTTTATAATTTAGGAATCCTGGATCGTGCAAGGGCAGATATTTTTGTGGGATTCCGACAAAGCAGCACAAAATGTTAAATGAAAAGTACACACGAACGAAACAAAAAGTCTCTATATTTACATTGTATTTTTACCATACACCATAAACTAATTAAaggatatatattttttgtaacattttcattttattgttgttatATGTGAATTTTGTTGTTAGTTAAGCGTAGCCTGAACGTCACACTTTGTACCCCCTCACAacgtttaaataaattaaatctaCAAAAACCAAATCCAAGGacaaaattatattaaatttacAACAAGGAAACacaacaaattaaaataaatatattgtatttaaatttacacactaaagtaaattatttattttaacatttcttAGTAAGTAGTGCGGAATTTCGTGAAGTTAAatcaaataaatcaataaagtTCTAGCCTAAGATATAAACCTCATACCATTCACGTTCATCTGTTGGATTTGTAGCCAGACATTGGAATGTTTAGgaaataaaatcttcaaatttaaatgttctctAAAACTTAAGCAGCATTGAACGTAGCATATTTATAGCACAAAACTTCATCAACATCtaaaatcaaaaccaaaaatttAATCTACTCTTCAAAAAAGAAATACAATCAACTCAGCATCTTCATAACAAACCAAACTAAATAGTTTGTGTGGAAATAAAAGGAACATTTAGCAAGGCATCTATCATACAATTGAGAAAATTAAGCAATATAAACGATGCTCAAGATCTGTATTTAACAACATAGTAACAACACAGAGGTGCAGATAATACTGAATCATTATGAATAATTGAGATACATTATAGAAAACAGCGGCATACAAACTgatatttcaaataaataaacatacaataaaaaatattaaaacttgGTTTGCTTGGTTTTGAAAAATGTTGTTAGCCCACCTAATGAAAAGCCTTCAGAGAAGTACATAATTAAagtgttatttttattaaaattgtttatctgtttgactttttacccattttgtttttgggcaTGCTTTCAATTAAGTTTTCTtaattttcattaaaattattttaagtgGCATAAGAactgttttatttttgtctgctatttaattttattttttatttatcagaCTAAAATCATAGGTTAAATCAGGTGTTTCTTTAACTGACAGTATTTAACTGAAGGTTAGTGGTTTAGCTTTTAACTCTCTGTTTTAGTAAAGttaaacatttatttggaAAGTTGACAACAAATAGTTTCGAATTTTTGCAAAACTGGTAGGAGTAATGAATGTAAAATGGAATTATCGGGTTATTTAgacaattaaattaattaaatttacacATAGATGGATTTGTCATGTCGTATTATAGTATAGGTATTGTTGTATTATTTGTTAATAAACGCTTAGAGGGTTTTCCTATCATTTACTTATAAACAATCCAAATCACTAACCACGTTTCCTCTTTTTAAGTTTCCTTTCTTGTATGTATTATAGcgtaaatcatttatttagtTAACTTAAAGATTTAGGTTCCCGGAGGTTCtgatgaaaataataaacatcTTGGGTTTCTTTTACAAATCGCTTAGGCTGAAAAATTATTATCATAATTTACATTTACTATAGGTACATTTGGATTAAATTTAGTTTCAACTAAATGCGAATTAAACGTAGTTGTAAGGTAATGCTAAGAATTAGTTACTACACGTTAGTTACACATATTAAGTTCAGGTACCGGAAACCGACTTAGATAGCGATTTCGATCCCCAATCCATCTAGCTAGTAACAATTAAACGTTGACTTCGACATAGCGTAGTGGATATTCCGTTCGAATCTTTCAAGACATTTAGCAGCTAAAACCGATATCATAACATTATCTTCCAATTCGGTTggttaaataaatatctttaGTTTTAACATTAGGTATAAGCGTTTcaatttcattatttatttgttgacTAGTTAGACACTTAGCTTTCCTCAATTCGGATGATAGGTTAATATCAATTAGTTTGCCTTTTGGGCacttcttttttttggacAGTGTACGTTCATATTGCATAGATCGTTTCTTAAGAGTTAGAAATTGTGGGTGGTTTACCGAGTAGGTCGCATAGATTAGTTTTATTCAACAAAATGTTCTTCAACACATTTACTAAAGCTAAGATTATTTGATGATGGAATCGCATAAAATGGCTTTGCCTTTTGATGGGAGTTATTTGTTTTGACTGATGGTACATTACTGTTTTGGAACCCTTTCTGAAATATGATGGAAATATAGTTAACAAAGTTGAAGCTCCGATTCAACCGAAATTAAATTATGGTAGAACCTATATTAAGCCtctaaatttaataattactGTTGGCAAAGTTTTGAAACCCAACAATTAGATATTTTCTTGTTCTAGTACACAGTTAGCACATTTTAAACGACACACCTGCTAggttgaatatttaaataaaaaggtTCTGACGTCAATAAACCACTGATTTCATTTCTTAATGTTCTTCGCTTAAGGCTTTGTTTTCAATACAGaaatatgttttttgtttaaagCAACAATGGAAGAACAATGTGTACAACTAAACAGGAAATAGGAAATATCAAACCACATTGATTGTCTTGTCTTGTCGATGCACAATTAAGCATTCAATGTTTGTGTATGAGTTTTTATAAAAACCGTCTCTTTTCCTATATTATGTTACATTTTCATTTCGCTGCACAACTTTTGTCGTCTTTTCCTGAAGCGCCCCATCTATAGGTTTTTTTGGGGGTGATGAATAGGGGGTTACTTTTGCGTGTAAATATATCTCCTGGCATGggtaatttaataaaaatttaattcaattgaAGATTCATGTTGTGAATTGCAGTTAACATTAAAAAATCAACACGGCCttgtataaatattaaataatccgTAATTGTCAAGTGCTATTTTTATATATCGGTGGTTGGTCGGGCACACAAAACCCATACATTATTTATTCATGTGTTTATATAGTATCTATTTTTTGCCTTTTCAAACCGATTTATTGAGACAAATTGTAAATTCAATTAGTTGATGCAAAGCAAATAAGCACACACGTTCAAAATGGGTTTAATAGAACATTCCACAGTctgaattaaattaatttttcgcTTGTTAATTATTTAATGCTTTAATTGACAGTGAAGAAAATGGCTCAAATGgcttaaatttttaataaagcTTGCggaaaataaggaaaactgaAAAATCTTAACTAAAAACTCATTTAAGATAGTTCTTTTGGTTGGTAATATTCCATTTAGCTAAGtgtaaatttatattttagtaTTCTATTACTCTTTATGCATATTTGTAGTAAAGTAAATCGTGTTGAGAGCTCGGTTTCTCTTGTTGTCGGTATACCAATTCCATTCCAGAATCAAACATTGGTTTGGTGGTTTTGTTTAGTTTTGTTCTCGAAATTAAATTCATTTACACATTTAGTTATCgtacatatacatatttatatagtaaatacatatataagaCCAATTCGCTTTTCACGGCAGGATTAAATTCATAATATGCTCAAAAAATTACATATTCTTTATAATCTTTATAATCTTCGTCGACCTCATCGTTAGTTATATAATAACACACTCATAAAGTTTAAAGATTCTTCCTTCGATATTTTGCCTAAACTAATGTTAATTACTAATATGTTTCATTTCCTCGTTTTCCATCAATTTCACTGGTGTTTTTGCATGCTTGTTTGGGTACTCCTTctgctttcttttttttaatatttttgtttttttaatgggGTTGTCAATTTCTTTGCGTTGCTTATTGCATTTAAAGATCTATAAGGGATATTATAGTCCTGGAAGTGCGTAGCCCTGGCTCAAGCTCGCCCTCTTGTCATCAAAGGTCGTTGTCGAACATTTGCAGCGATCGCGTTACCAAGTCGTCCTTCAGGCAGGCCTCCAAAAACTCCTCTATCGTTATAATGCCGTCCTGATTCAAGTCCAGTTTGCGGAACACACGATCGACCTGATCAACAAAAGTTAAAACAGATTTAGTTATAAgtgataaaaatatattttaaagaaatatttttaggaGTTCTAATTTCCtacaatatttaaatataccaaAATTCAACCTTTTTGTGTTGTGAAAACCTGATcaatataaatgaaaaataagtaaaattTCATTAACCCCATTTTTCTTTCTTATTATTGTTCAGCCTTTGGCTATCAGAAATCCTTTTCCAATTTAATCCCTCATTTCAATTTCAGCGACTTTTCATTGACGTTTTCATTGAAGCATTATCAACGGGAAAACGCGAAACCTTCATCATTAAGTAAAATATCCGCTGCTGTTTCCGcacatgaaagtttccgttTTCCCTTCACTCGCCTTTCACCCAACAGCCGATGCAATTTCGCTTCCCATCCCTTGGATTCcatttgtatctgtatctgcgtACTTCTGTGTGTTCCCAATCATaattactcatacgcactgTGCACCGCACCGACTAACGTCAGCGGATGCTGCACGTTTCATGAAGTGTGGCTTTTgcataaacaaggaagaacgctatagtcgagtacctcgactatcagatacccgttactcagctaaatggagatatgcaagcagcaaagcgagattaaaatgcgccacctaccggcggtatacagatttaagcgttatgggcgttagagtgggcgtggcaatttttttttggatcaatcgataggtatcgacaagaccaatacatttcagttaaagttttttatctagcatgcaaattgtgggcgtcacaggttttcgcggtttgtgggcgttaaagtgggcgtggcaaacttttttttgggtcaatcgataggtattgatgaaaacaatacatttcagttaaaatttttattctagcattaaaactgtaggagccacagttttgggcggtttgtgggcgttagagtgggcgtggcactg is from Drosophila suzukii chromosome 3, CBGP_Dsuzu_IsoJpt1.0, whole genome shotgun sequence and encodes:
- the Tsp96F gene encoding CD81 antigen — translated: MGLNACCSCVKYLMVLINILFWLIGLTIVITSVWMLTDPTFMLSMTQSYHHYHIALYVFLAIGILSILAAFFGCCGVCRESQCMLVSFFCLILIVMVAQIAAGAWAFHNKDKLDDIVRAAVKSSVQEEYGQSSMSSRTVTFDTLQKNLHCCGADGPGDWATSRFNNVDRTNIVEIAVSSMNVFYNIPESCCKDNLKDNECELSRRLKFGGPLNNAIYQQGCVDKLIEIVYENWVTLFAITAAVILLELVSLTFALSLCCAVRNQHYKA